A window of Citrus sinensis cultivar Valencia sweet orange chromosome 7, DVS_A1.0, whole genome shotgun sequence contains these coding sequences:
- the LOC102607588 gene encoding laccase-11-like, which yields MANFKSFSILLTRIHHPYLIIPVTNLYSSLHIYKFSIFALFVSSNHPHKHRHLYIGKMKMASRNCSNFFSGLTCFLFLLLGLLSFPAEAAIKKYQFDVQVKNVSRLCHAKPIVTVNGRFPGPTIYVREGDRVLVNVTNHAQYNMSIHWHGLKQYRNGWADGPAYITQCPIKTGNSYTYDFNVTGQRGTLWWHAHIFWLRATVYGAIVIMPKPGSPFPFPQPNREEVILLGEWWHTDVEEVEKQGQKMGLPPNMSDAHTINGKPGPLFPCSEKHTFAMEVESGKTYLLRIINAALNDELFFAIAGHNFTVVEVDAVYTKPFTTEAILIAPGQTTNVLVQANQKPGRYFMAARPFNDAPIPVDNKTATGILQYKGIPNSLLPTLAQLPASNDSEFALNYNKKLRSLNSPKFPADVPQKVDRKLFYTIGFGKDSCPTCVNGTRLLATLNNISFVMPQTALLQAHYFNLKGVFKADFPDKPPKPFNYTGAPLTASLGTSRATRLSKIAFNSTIELVLQDTNLLTVESHPFHLHGYNFFVVGTGIGNFDPVKYPANYNLVDPIERNTAAVPTGGWTAIRFRADNPGVWFMHCHLELHTGWGLKTAFAVEDGPGPDQSVLPPPTDLPPC from the exons ATGGCCAACTTCAAGTCTTTTAGTATATTGCTTACAAGGATTCATCATCCTTACCTAATTATCCCTGTAACAAACTTGTACTCCTccttacatatatataaattctcCATCTTTGCCTTGTTTGTGTCATCCAACCATCCACACAAGCATAGACATCTTTATAtaggcaaaatgaaaatggccAGCCGAAACTGTAGCAATTTCTTTTCTGGGTTAACATGCTTTCTCTTTCTGCTACTTGGACTTCTTTCTTTCCCAGCTGAAGCTGCCATAAAGAAGTACCAGTTCGAT GTTCAAGTGAAGAATGTTAGCAGACTATGCCATGCAAAACCGATTGTAACTGTAAATGGGAGGTTCCCTGGTCCTACCATTTACGTAAGAGAGGGAGACAGAGTTCTTGTCAACGTCACAAACCATGCACAATATAACATGTCAATTCATTG GCATGGACTGAAGCAATATCGCAACGGTTGGGCAGATGGACCAGCTTATATAACTCAATGTCCTATCAAGACTGGAAATAGCTACACTTATGACTTCAATGTAACAGGGCAAAGAGGAACATTGTGGTGGCATGCACACATTTTTTGGTTAAGGGCTACTGTGTATGGTGCAATTGTCATCATGCCAAAACCAGGGAGCCCCTTTCCCTTCCCACAGCCAAACAGAGAAGAGGTCATTCTACTAG gAGAATGGTGGCACACTGATGTTGAAGAGGTCGAAAAGCAAGGCCAGAAAATGGGTTTGCCACCGAACATGTCAGATGCACACACAATCAACGGGAAGCCAGGGCCCCTCTTTCCATGTTCTGAGAAAC ATACTTTCGCAATGGAAGTGGAATCAGGAAAGACATATCTACTGAGGATCATCAACGCTGCCCTGAACGACGAGTTGTTCTTTGCCATAGCCGGTCACAACTTCACCGTCGTTGAAGTGGATGCAGTATATACAAAGCCATTCACCACTGAGGCTATTCTAATTGCACCAGGCCAGACCACTAACGTTCTCGTTCAAGCCAACCAAAAACCAGGCAGATATTTCATGGCTGCCAGGCCTTTCAATGACGCTCCAATTCCCGTGGACAATAAGACAGCTACAGGAATTCTCCAATACAAAGGCATCCCAAACTCTCTTCTCCCGACACTTGCCCAATTACCTGCATCAAATGACTCAGAATTTGCCTTGAACTACAACAAGAAACTGAGAAGCCTAAACTCTCCAAAATTCCCCGCAGATGTTCCACAGAAAGTTGATCGAAAACTCTTTTACACTATAGGTTTTGGAAAAGATTCATGCCCTACTTGCGTGAATGGAACCAGACTGTTAGCTACCTTGAATAATATCTCGTTCGTGATGCCACAAACTGCTCTTCTCCAAGCTCACTACTTCAATCTCAAGGGAGTTTTCAAGGCAGATTTTCCTGACAAGCCTCCGAAGCCCTTTAACTATACCGGGGCACCACTTACGGCCAGTCTTGGAACATCCCGAGCCACAAGGCTGAGCAAGATTGCGTTCAATTCTACAATTGAGTTGGTGCTGCAAGACACTAATTTGCTAACGGTTGAGTCACATCCATTTCATCTCCACGGCTACAACTTCTTTGTTGTCGGAACCGGCATCGGGAACTTTGATCCTGTCAAATATCCGGCTAACTATAACTTGGTTGATCCCATTGAGAGAAACACTGCTGCTGTGCCCACCGGGGGTTGGACTGCCATTCGTTTCAGAGCTGATAATCCAG GTGTTTGGTTCATGCATTGCCATTTGGAGCTCCATACCGGTTGGGGATTGAAAACGGCATTCGCGGTGGAAGATGGGCCAGGCCCAGACCAATCTGTTCTGCCTCCACCAACGGATCTTCCGCCTTGCTAG
- the LOC102607292 gene encoding tubby-like F-box protein 5, with amino-acid sequence MSFKSIVRELKEMRDGIGSKSRRGVAAGKHWHSRKQTHIAPDQTLLSSDSSQHSLWANLPPELLLDIVRRVEESETSWPARAVVVFCASVCRTWREVTKEIVQTPEQCGRFTFPISLKQPGPRESPIQCFIRRDRGTSTYHLCFGLVPSEDGSDKLLLAARKIRRATCTDFVISLAANDFSRASNSYVGKLRSNFLGTKFTIYDSQPPCDMTIQPTGGMSRRFHSKQVSPRLPAYNYRIGSISYELNVLRTRGPRRMNCIMATIPFSSIEEGGAAPTPTSFAQSFDEQFFSFTSLKGKEPITYSSSPSPSLSLASTPGSPQPLALKNKAPRWHEQLQCWCLNFRGRVTVASVKNFQLVAAVEPSHNVPLAEQEKVILQFGKIGKDIFTMDYHYPLSAFQAFAICLSSFDTKPACE; translated from the exons ATGTCCTTTAAAAGCATTGTTCGTGAGCTTAAGGAAATGAGAGATGGAATAGGGAGTAAGTCAAGGAGAGGGGTGGCAGCAGGGAAGCATTGGCATAGTCGTAAACAGACTCATATAGCTCCTGATCAAACACTGCTCTCATCTGATTCAAGTCAACATAGTCTGTGGGCAAATCTACCACCTGAATTGCTTTTAGACATTGTTAGGAGAGTAGAAGAGAGTGAGACTTCGTGGCCGGCTCGTGCTGTGGTTGTTTTTTGTGCTTCTGTTTGTAGGACTTGGAGGGAAGTTACCAAGGAGATTGTTCAAACTCCTGAGCAATGTGGAAGGTTCACATTTCCCATCTCACTCAAGCAG CCTGGTCCTCGCGAATCTCCCATACAATGCTTTATCAGAAGGGATAGAGGAACTTCTACATATCACTTGTGCTTCGGTCTGGTGCCCT CCGAGGATGGGAGTGATAAATTGTTGTTAGCAGCCAGAAAGATTAGAAGAGCAACATGCACAGACTTTGTGATATCTTTAGCTGCCAATGATTTTTCTCGGGCGAGCAATTCATATGTTGGTAAATTGAG GTCTAACTTTCTGGGTACCAAGTTCACAATATATGACAGCCAGCCTCCATGTGATATGACAATTCAGCCAACCGGTGGGATGAGTCGCAGATTCCATTCTAAGCAGGTGTCTCCAAGATTACCTGCATATAACTACAGAATAGGCTCCATCTCCTATGAGCTTAATGTTCTCCGCACTAGGGGACCAAGGAGAATGAATTGCATCATGGCCACTATTCCTTTCTCTTCCATTGAGGAAGGGGGGGCAGCCCCAACACCAACATCTTTCGCACAGTCATTTGATGAGCAATTTTTCTCCTTCACAAGTTTGAAAGGTAAGGAACCAATCACCTATAGTAGCTCTCCAAGCCCCTCACTGTCACTGGCATCAACTCCAGGCTCTCCACAGCCACTGGCTCTTAAAAATAAGGCTCCAAGATGGCATGAGCAGCTACAATGTTGGTGCCTAAATTTTCGAGGGCGTGTCACAGTGGCTTCTGTTAAGAATTTCCAACTTGTGGCAGCTGTTGAGCCATCTCACAATGTGCCTCTAGCAGAACAAGAAAAGGTAATTCTGCAATTTGGAAAGATCGGGAAAGATATCTTCACTATGGATTATCACTACCCACTCTCTGCCTTCCAGGCCTTTGCCATCTGTCTCAGCAGCTTTGACACCAAACCAGCCTGTGAATAA